In one Mycobacterium sp. NBC_00419 genomic region, the following are encoded:
- a CDS encoding glycoside hydrolase family 2 protein: MLGRWQVVRSGAGEFGTPEELAELWSGGLELDGVAPVATLAPVDDDHDWWHRTTLQATEPVVVEFAGLSFPATVFVDGRQAAQCVSMFLPVRVPLDPGEHEIAVCFHALNGWLATRRPRGRWRSSLVGSPGLRWARTTLLGRAPVYGDVPVPIGFWRPVTVTAQRAAFDVVVGTDSASGAVEVTGSGPDAELTYTIDGPDGQAVAAGRATVADNAFSIRAAVGEPDLWWPRGYGAQPLYRLRLSLDGEQIAQRTFGFRSLTALETDGGFGLRVNGVDVFCRGATWFPPDPVALTVDDATVRDQVSTLADAGANMIRIVGGLVPEQPAFFEICAELGVLVWQDAMLATFDPPAELTGVIVEEVTTILRAVSGNPALAVVSGGSETLQRPEMLGLDDAARAIDVIDVALPEALAGTAAVAYVRSSPAPPPGGDDLAIRPDTGVAHWFGVGGYLRPVSDVRTAGVRFAAECLAFANPPSNAAVERYFGSAAVAGHDPRWKAGVPRDRGASWDFEDVRDFYVREVFGEDPAAVRRVDPERYLDLGRLAIAEAMLQCFGFWRRTESGCRGALVLAGKDARPGAGWGLLDVDGAPKTALQALRRVWAPQSVVLSNDGLSGIRVDIHNDAPTAARGELTLAATDATGQLVAEAHRDIEVPAHSSLSFVDSQLSGVFRDLPHAFRFGPPTADAVEAVVRLGEPAQMLRDALVVHPRGLQVHTGLRAVAEQVDEAWELEISSGVALRYVSIDAPGWRVSDNYFHLPAGRPYRVRLDAEAGTQPSGVIGSPDSYARAVIEVPG, from the coding sequence GTGCTGGGTCGGTGGCAGGTCGTCCGCAGCGGGGCGGGCGAGTTCGGAACGCCGGAGGAACTGGCCGAGCTGTGGTCGGGCGGCCTCGAACTCGACGGTGTTGCGCCGGTCGCCACGCTGGCCCCGGTGGACGACGACCACGACTGGTGGCACCGCACCACACTGCAGGCCACCGAGCCGGTGGTCGTGGAGTTCGCCGGGCTGAGCTTTCCGGCCACGGTGTTCGTCGACGGGCGCCAGGCCGCACAGTGCGTATCGATGTTCCTGCCGGTGCGGGTGCCGCTGGACCCCGGTGAGCACGAGATCGCGGTGTGCTTCCACGCCCTCAACGGCTGGCTGGCCACCCGGCGCCCGCGGGGACGCTGGCGATCGAGCCTGGTCGGATCGCCCGGGTTGCGCTGGGCGCGCACCACTCTGTTGGGCCGCGCCCCGGTTTACGGCGACGTGCCCGTCCCGATCGGTTTCTGGCGGCCGGTGACCGTCACCGCGCAGCGCGCAGCGTTCGACGTCGTCGTGGGCACCGACTCCGCCAGCGGGGCCGTCGAGGTCACCGGCAGCGGGCCGGACGCCGAGCTGACGTACACAATCGACGGGCCCGACGGCCAGGCGGTCGCCGCCGGCCGCGCCACCGTCGCCGACAACGCCTTCTCCATCCGGGCTGCGGTCGGCGAGCCCGACCTGTGGTGGCCCCGCGGCTACGGCGCGCAGCCGCTGTACCGGCTGCGTCTGAGCCTCGACGGTGAGCAGATCGCGCAGCGCACGTTCGGCTTCCGCTCCCTGACCGCCCTCGAGACCGATGGCGGCTTCGGACTGCGCGTCAATGGGGTCGACGTGTTCTGCCGCGGCGCAACCTGGTTCCCGCCGGACCCGGTGGCGCTGACCGTGGACGACGCGACGGTGCGCGATCAGGTCAGCACCCTCGCCGACGCCGGCGCGAACATGATCCGGATCGTCGGCGGGCTGGTGCCCGAGCAACCGGCGTTCTTCGAGATCTGCGCCGAACTCGGCGTGCTGGTGTGGCAGGACGCCATGCTGGCCACCTTCGATCCCCCGGCCGAGCTGACCGGGGTGATCGTCGAGGAGGTCACCACGATCCTTCGGGCCGTCTCTGGTAATCCGGCCCTGGCCGTCGTCAGCGGCGGCAGTGAGACGCTGCAGCGACCGGAGATGCTCGGACTCGACGACGCCGCACGCGCGATCGACGTGATCGACGTTGCCCTGCCCGAGGCACTGGCCGGCACGGCGGCAGTTGCCTATGTCCGCTCGAGTCCGGCGCCACCACCGGGCGGCGACGACCTGGCGATCCGGCCGGACACCGGTGTCGCGCACTGGTTCGGGGTGGGCGGCTATCTGCGCCCGGTGTCCGACGTGCGCACCGCGGGTGTCCGCTTCGCCGCCGAATGCTTGGCATTCGCCAATCCGCCGTCGAACGCCGCCGTCGAACGCTACTTCGGGTCGGCCGCGGTCGCCGGCCATGACCCACGGTGGAAAGCCGGCGTACCCCGTGACCGCGGTGCGTCGTGGGATTTCGAGGACGTCCGCGACTTCTACGTCCGGGAGGTGTTCGGCGAAGACCCGGCCGCGGTCCGGCGGGTCGATCCGGAGCGATATCTGGACCTCGGCCGCCTGGCCATCGCCGAGGCGATGCTGCAGTGCTTCGGCTTCTGGCGGCGTACCGAGTCAGGTTGCCGCGGCGCGCTGGTCCTGGCCGGCAAGGACGCCCGCCCCGGTGCCGGGTGGGGTTTGCTCGACGTCGACGGCGCGCCGAAGACGGCGCTGCAGGCGCTGCGCCGGGTCTGGGCTCCTCAGTCGGTGGTGCTCTCCAACGACGGGCTGTCCGGTATCCGCGTCGACATCCACAACGACGCCCCGACCGCGGCACGCGGCGAGCTCACCCTGGCCGCCACCGACGCCACCGGACAACTTGTCGCCGAGGCGCATCGGGACATCGAGGTGCCTGCGCACTCCTCGCTGAGCTTCGTCGACTCGCAGCTGTCCGGGGTGTTCCGCGACCTGCCGCATGCCTTCCGGTTCGGGCCGCCCACCGCCGACGCCGTCGAAGCCGTGGTGCGGCTGGGCGAGCCCGCCCAGATGCTGCGCGACGCGCTCGTCGTCCACCCGCGCGGCCTGCAGGTCCACACCGGTCTTCGGGCCGTCGCCGAGCAGGTCGACGAGGCCTGGGAACTGGAGATCAGCTCGGGCGTCGCGCTGCGCTACGTCTCGATCGACGCCCCAGGATGGCGGGTGTCGGACAACTACTTCCACCTGCCTGCGGGCCGCCCCTACCGGGTGCGACTCGACGCCGAGGCAGGCACGCAGCCGTCCGGCGTGATCGGTTCACCCGACTCGTACGCCCGTGCCGTGATCGAGGTCCCTGGGTGA
- a CDS encoding acyl carrier protein, whose protein sequence is MQERIREVLAAHGRMPVDPHTIDSDADLYKLGLTSHASVNVMLALEDEFDIEFPDEALKKSTFASVTNIARVVGSLAESPV, encoded by the coding sequence ATGCAGGAGCGGATTCGTGAGGTCCTCGCGGCACATGGCCGCATGCCGGTCGATCCCCACACCATCGACAGCGACGCCGACCTCTACAAGCTGGGGCTGACCTCCCACGCGTCGGTGAACGTCATGCTGGCGCTGGAAGACGAATTCGATATCGAGTTTCCCGACGAGGCACTGAAGAAGTCGACGTTCGCGTCGGTGACCAACATCGCCCGCGTCGTGGGCAGTCTCGCCGAATCACCCGTGTGA
- a CDS encoding MarR family winged helix-turn-helix transcriptional regulator — protein MSNDASAPATELREAMMALARQLRRHRPDNGLTLSQLELLGDINRAVTTTPAEMAARLQVRVQSLTDSINELESRGLISRRPDDNDRRRQLIELTATGLDLLTRDRAQRDAWLSDAMREHLTDLEFNLLMLTAPVLRKLADADHGAQSVP, from the coding sequence ATGAGCAATGACGCCTCAGCCCCGGCCACCGAGCTCCGGGAGGCCATGATGGCGCTGGCCCGCCAGCTGCGCCGGCACCGTCCCGACAACGGGCTGACGCTGAGCCAGCTCGAGTTGCTCGGCGACATCAACCGGGCCGTCACCACCACCCCCGCCGAGATGGCAGCCCGCCTTCAGGTCCGGGTGCAGTCGCTGACCGACAGCATCAACGAACTGGAGTCACGGGGGCTGATCTCCCGGCGCCCCGACGACAACGATCGCCGCCGCCAGCTGATCGAACTCACCGCGACCGGGCTCGACCTGCTGACCCGAGACCGGGCCCAGCGCGACGCCTGGCTGTCCGACGCGATGCGCGAACACCTGACCGACCTCGAGTTCAACCTGCTGATGCTGACCGCGCCGGTATTGCGCAAGCTGGCCGACGCCGACCACGGGGCACAATCAGTGCCGTGA
- a CDS encoding DUF1839 family protein has protein sequence MSLAVCAEPDTHQPHFTHSPERIWPETNCYFDLWIELLHALGHDPVPSFASALSADHDGMHWSFLKPLPEDLRRLYGLEVTEENVWMPVLETVESGPPRAVLHTVEVDSWWLPDTAGTSYRTEHVKTTIVPTRVDRDRRLMWYLHNAGLYELRDDDFDGVFGETSSALLPYIEAIRSYPERREADAVVRIAAEHLSRRPDGNPVERLADGLRGAAEWLPGAGMPRFHRWAFANLRQCGATAELAADFAVHLDGIRPGAARAETPFRAVASGAKAVQFKMARLANGRTVDVAASLAEMARDWQTAMDSLAAAVG, from the coding sequence GTGAGCCTCGCCGTCTGCGCTGAGCCTGATACCCACCAGCCGCACTTCACGCATTCACCCGAGCGAATCTGGCCGGAGACGAATTGCTACTTCGATCTCTGGATCGAGTTGCTGCATGCGCTCGGGCACGACCCGGTGCCCTCTTTCGCCAGCGCCCTGTCGGCCGATCACGACGGGATGCACTGGTCGTTCCTCAAACCGCTGCCGGAAGACCTCCGCCGTCTCTACGGTCTCGAGGTGACCGAGGAGAACGTCTGGATGCCGGTTCTGGAGACCGTCGAGTCCGGTCCGCCGCGCGCCGTGCTGCACACCGTGGAGGTGGACAGCTGGTGGCTGCCTGACACCGCGGGCACCAGCTACCGGACCGAGCACGTCAAGACCACGATCGTGCCCACCCGCGTCGACCGGGACCGCAGGCTGATGTGGTACCTGCACAATGCGGGCCTCTACGAGTTGCGCGACGACGACTTCGACGGCGTGTTCGGCGAGACGTCGAGCGCACTGCTCCCCTATATCGAGGCGATCCGCAGTTACCCCGAGCGCCGCGAGGCCGACGCGGTGGTCCGTATCGCCGCCGAGCATCTGTCGCGGCGCCCGGACGGCAACCCGGTCGAGCGACTGGCCGACGGTCTGCGCGGGGCCGCCGAGTGGCTGCCCGGAGCCGGGATGCCGCGGTTTCATCGTTGGGCGTTCGCGAACCTGCGGCAGTGCGGCGCCACCGCGGAGCTGGCGGCGGACTTCGCCGTCCACCTCGACGGCATCCGGCCGGGAGCCGCGCGCGCCGAGACCCCATTTCGCGCTGTGGCGTCCGGCGCGAAGGCGGTCCAGTTCAAGATGGCCCGCCTGGCCAACGGCCGGACCGTCGACGTGGCGGCAAGCCTGGCCGAGATGGCCCGCGACTGGCAGACCGCGATGGACTCCCTAGCGGCCGCGGTGGGTTGA
- a CDS encoding holo-ACP synthase translates to MIDGIRVGCDVVAVAEVAESVATFGDRYLQRVFTPAELDDCAGSAERLAARFAAKEAVIKVFGEPDAHFPLQEIEVRSTGSAPTLHLSGATAARARAQGWRQTEVSLSHADCHAMAVVVVVCPPLPAS, encoded by the coding sequence GTGATCGACGGGATCCGGGTCGGCTGTGACGTGGTGGCCGTGGCTGAGGTCGCCGAGTCGGTGGCGACGTTCGGCGATCGTTACCTGCAAAGGGTGTTCACCCCCGCAGAACTCGATGACTGCGCCGGATCGGCCGAACGACTCGCCGCCCGGTTCGCCGCCAAGGAGGCCGTCATCAAGGTCTTCGGCGAGCCCGACGCGCACTTCCCGCTGCAGGAGATCGAGGTCCGCAGCACCGGATCGGCGCCGACGCTGCATCTGTCCGGGGCGACCGCCGCTCGCGCCCGAGCACAGGGCTGGCGCCAGACCGAGGTCTCGCTATCGCACGCCGACTGCCACGCGATGGCCGTCGTGGTCGTCGTGTGCCCGCCCTTGCCAGCAAGTTAA
- a CDS encoding acyl-CoA dehydrogenase family protein encodes MEDRLLAPGPATSASPQLSAVIKAAAAAADDVDRKARFPAEAVEAMREAKLLSGSLPVALGGGSVRIAELASAARAIGGACSSAAMIFAMHHTQALTLAHHGSTGEIAELTATIAAREALLASATTEISTGGDVRSSTCAVRVDGDYVTLEKNAPVISYAEHADYICVTARRGPDSPANDQVLLVCPAADTTLEKTSTWDVLGFRGTCSPGFLLASRTSSKNIVPVDYSTISEYTMLPSSHTLWASVWLGIADAALGKARQVMRQAARSGRSDRGVGAAKLADLIGVHQGFESLVMREVQRYDQFLRSGQTEPTVGFTIAMNNLKLGASAAVVDVVVGALQLIGINGYREDHEASMSRLLRDAFGPQLMVSNDRIRANNAQLAFVHRG; translated from the coding sequence ATGGAAGACCGTCTTCTCGCCCCCGGGCCGGCCACCTCTGCCTCCCCCCAGCTATCTGCGGTGATCAAGGCGGCAGCCGCGGCGGCCGACGATGTCGACCGCAAGGCGCGGTTCCCCGCCGAGGCGGTGGAGGCGATGAGGGAGGCAAAGCTTCTCTCGGGTTCGCTCCCGGTGGCACTGGGCGGCGGGTCGGTTCGTATTGCGGAGTTAGCCAGCGCAGCCCGTGCGATCGGTGGGGCGTGCAGCTCGGCCGCGATGATCTTCGCCATGCACCACACCCAGGCGCTGACGCTGGCGCACCACGGCAGCACCGGGGAGATCGCCGAACTCACCGCGACGATCGCCGCCAGGGAAGCCCTGCTGGCCTCGGCGACGACCGAGATCTCCACCGGCGGTGATGTGCGGTCCTCGACATGCGCGGTGCGCGTCGACGGTGACTACGTCACGCTGGAGAAGAACGCGCCGGTGATCTCCTACGCCGAGCACGCCGACTACATCTGCGTCACCGCTCGCCGCGGACCCGACAGCCCCGCCAACGACCAGGTACTTCTGGTATGCCCGGCTGCCGACACGACGCTGGAGAAAACCAGCACCTGGGATGTGCTGGGATTTCGCGGCACCTGCAGTCCCGGGTTCCTGCTGGCGAGTAGGACATCGTCGAAAAATATTGTGCCGGTCGACTATTCGACCATCTCCGAGTACACGATGCTGCCTTCGTCGCACACGCTGTGGGCTTCGGTGTGGCTGGGTATCGCCGACGCGGCGCTGGGTAAGGCACGCCAGGTGATGCGCCAAGCCGCGCGCTCGGGACGTTCCGACCGCGGAGTCGGTGCCGCCAAACTGGCCGACCTGATCGGAGTGCACCAAGGCTTCGAGTCGCTGGTAATGCGAGAAGTGCAACGTTACGACCAATTTTTGCGGTCGGGCCAAACCGAGCCAACGGTCGGTTTTACCATTGCTATGAACAACCTGAAGCTGGGCGCTTCGGCTGCAGTTGTCGATGTGGTCGTCGGAGCGCTGCAACTGATCGGCATCAACGGCTACCGTGAGGACCACGAGGCCTCCATGAGCCGGCTGTTGCGGGACGCATTCGGCCCTCAGCTGATGGTGTCCAACGACCGGATCCGCGCGAACAACGCCCAGCTGGCGTTCGTACACCGGGGATGA
- a CDS encoding phospho-sugar mutase, which translates to MTPEEWIAHDPDPVTAAELAGCDADELAARFARPLTFGTAGLRGPVRGGPDAMNVAVVTRASWAVAAVLRDRCLGGSTVVVGRDARHGSDAFAEATAQVLAAQGFSVIALPHPVPTPVVAYAVRRTGAAAGVQITASHNPAADNGYKVYFDGGMQIISPTDRDIEAATACAPPADEIPRQPVTPAGFELIDDYVRCAAGVRRGTGSVPVALTAMHGVGGELALRALALAGFDDVHTVASQFAPDPDFPTVAFPNPEEPGATDALLELAARTGAGIAIALDPDADRCAVGVPTASGWRMLSGDETGWLLGDYILSTLPAGDRAGSVVASSIVSSQLLAAIAADYGAHHVQTLTGFKWLARADAAVAGATLVYAYEEAIGHCVDPAAVRDKDGISAAVLACDLITMLAAQGYSVSDALDRLALRHGVHTTAALSRRVGDPAQAAAIMAGLRSSPPAELAGFAVTASDLLQARGQQRTDALILAGGGGQTSVRVVIRPSGTEPKIKCYTEVRRAVTGDLAAARTAAGAVEQQLLDAARTW; encoded by the coding sequence GTGACACCCGAGGAATGGATCGCCCACGATCCCGACCCGGTCACCGCCGCCGAGTTGGCCGGCTGCGACGCCGACGAGCTCGCCGCGCGGTTCGCCCGGCCGCTGACCTTCGGCACCGCCGGGCTGCGCGGGCCGGTCCGTGGCGGACCCGACGCGATGAACGTGGCGGTGGTGACGCGGGCCAGCTGGGCGGTGGCCGCGGTGTTGCGCGACCGCTGCCTCGGCGGATCGACGGTGGTGGTGGGCCGCGACGCCCGGCACGGATCGGATGCCTTCGCCGAGGCGACCGCGCAAGTGCTTGCCGCCCAGGGATTTTCCGTCATCGCCCTGCCGCATCCGGTACCCACCCCGGTGGTCGCCTATGCGGTCCGTCGAACCGGCGCCGCGGCCGGTGTGCAGATCACCGCCTCACACAATCCGGCTGCCGACAACGGCTACAAGGTCTACTTCGACGGCGGCATGCAGATCATCTCGCCGACCGACCGGGACATCGAGGCCGCCACGGCCTGCGCTCCGCCCGCCGACGAGATTCCCCGGCAACCGGTCACCCCGGCGGGCTTCGAACTGATCGACGACTACGTCCGATGCGCGGCCGGCGTGCGCCGCGGAACCGGATCGGTGCCGGTGGCACTGACGGCGATGCACGGGGTCGGCGGCGAGCTCGCACTGCGCGCGCTGGCGCTGGCCGGGTTCGACGATGTGCACACGGTCGCAAGTCAATTCGCGCCCGACCCGGATTTCCCGACGGTGGCGTTCCCCAATCCCGAAGAGCCCGGCGCCACCGATGCCCTGCTGGAGCTGGCGGCGCGCACTGGCGCGGGAATCGCGATCGCGCTGGATCCCGATGCCGACCGCTGCGCCGTCGGTGTACCCACCGCATCCGGCTGGCGGATGCTGTCCGGCGATGAAACAGGCTGGCTTCTCGGCGATTACATCCTCTCGACGTTGCCGGCCGGCGATCGGGCCGGCAGCGTCGTCGCCAGCAGCATCGTCTCCTCCCAACTGCTGGCCGCGATCGCGGCCGACTACGGCGCCCACCACGTGCAGACCCTGACGGGATTCAAGTGGCTGGCCCGAGCTGACGCCGCCGTTGCCGGTGCGACCCTGGTCTACGCCTACGAGGAGGCCATCGGCCACTGTGTCGACCCCGCCGCCGTACGCGACAAGGATGGAATCAGTGCCGCAGTGCTCGCCTGCGATCTCATCACTATGCTTGCTGCACAAGGGTATTCGGTCTCCGATGCGCTGGACCGACTGGCGCTGCGGCACGGCGTACACACCACCGCCGCACTGTCGCGCCGGGTCGGCGATCCGGCGCAAGCCGCTGCGATCATGGCCGGGCTGCGGTCCAGCCCGCCCGCCGAACTGGCCGGCTTTGCCGTCACCGCCAGCGATCTTCTGCAGGCCCGCGGCCAACAGCGCACCGATGCCCTCATCCTGGCCGGCGGCGGCGGGCAAACCTCGGTACGGGTGGTGATCCGGCCCTCGGGAACCGAACCGAAGATCAAGTGCTACACCGAAGTTCGCCGAGCCGTCACCGGCGACCTGGCCGCAGCGCGCACGGCTGCTGGCGCCGTCGAGCAGCAACTTCTCGACGCGGCGCGAACCTGGTAG
- the upp gene encoding uracil phosphoribosyltransferase produces MDVTVVDHPLASARLSTLRDERTDNAGFRSALRDLTHMLVYEATRDLLCEEITITTPLTDTVGARLARPPLLVPVLRAGLGMVDQAHALIPEAKVGFVGVARDESTHQPTPYLESLPDDLSTQPVMVLDPMLATGGSMAHTIGLLHGRGAVDITVVCVVCAPEGIAALEKAAPEARLFTAAIDDGLNDVAYIVPGLGDAGDRQFGPR; encoded by the coding sequence ATGGACGTGACTGTCGTCGACCACCCACTGGCTTCCGCGCGGCTGAGTACGTTGCGCGACGAGCGCACCGACAATGCCGGCTTCCGGTCTGCGTTGCGCGACCTGACTCACATGCTCGTCTACGAGGCCACCAGGGATCTGCTCTGCGAGGAGATCACCATCACGACTCCGTTGACGGACACCGTCGGGGCGCGCCTGGCCCGGCCACCACTTCTGGTGCCCGTGCTGCGAGCCGGGCTGGGCATGGTGGACCAGGCGCACGCGCTGATCCCCGAGGCCAAGGTCGGGTTCGTTGGTGTCGCGCGGGACGAGAGCACACATCAGCCCACGCCCTACCTGGAGTCGCTGCCCGACGATCTGAGCACTCAGCCGGTGATGGTGCTCGACCCGATGCTGGCCACCGGCGGTTCGATGGCGCACACGATCGGCCTGCTGCACGGCCGCGGCGCCGTGGACATCACCGTGGTGTGCGTGGTGTGCGCGCCGGAAGGCATTGCGGCGCTGGAGAAAGCCGCCCCCGAGGCCAGGTTGTTCACCGCTGCGATCGACGACGGGCTCAACGACGTCGCCTACATCGTGCCGGGCCTCGGCGATGCCGGTGACCGTCAATTCGGGCCGCGCTGA
- a CDS encoding purine-nucleoside phosphorylase, translating to MSPDAEHAAAVIAEHTSVPRHDVAVILGSGWAPAADALGTPAAEVPMSGLPGFIPPSALGHRGRVLSIPIGSHNVLVLLGRIHAYEGHDLCDVVHPVRTARAAGAEVVVLTNAAGGLREEYQVGQPVLISDHLNLTARSPLVGAHFVDLVDAYSPRLRALARAVDPALAEGVYAGLPGPHYETPAEIRMLRTLGADLVGMSTVHETIAARAAGAEVLGLSLVTNLAAGMTGEPLSHAEVLAAGRASASKMGSLLASVLARL from the coding sequence GTGAGTCCAGACGCCGAGCACGCCGCAGCGGTGATCGCCGAGCACACCTCGGTGCCGCGCCACGACGTCGCCGTCATCCTGGGCTCGGGCTGGGCTCCAGCGGCCGACGCGCTCGGCACGCCCGCCGCCGAGGTCCCGATGTCTGGACTTCCCGGATTCATCCCACCCTCGGCGCTCGGGCACCGCGGGCGGGTGCTGTCGATCCCCATCGGATCCCACAACGTGCTGGTCCTGCTCGGCCGGATTCACGCCTACGAGGGCCACGACCTGTGCGACGTCGTGCACCCGGTGCGCACCGCGCGGGCAGCGGGCGCCGAGGTCGTCGTGCTGACCAACGCCGCGGGCGGGTTGCGCGAGGAGTACCAGGTGGGCCAGCCGGTGCTGATCAGCGACCACCTCAACCTGACGGCGCGCTCACCGCTGGTCGGGGCGCATTTCGTCGACCTCGTCGACGCGTACTCCCCGCGGCTGCGGGCACTGGCCCGCGCCGTGGACCCGGCACTGGCCGAGGGCGTCTATGCGGGGCTGCCCGGGCCGCACTACGAGACGCCCGCGGAGATCCGGATGCTGCGGACGCTGGGCGCCGACCTGGTGGGGATGTCGACGGTGCACGAGACGATCGCCGCGCGGGCGGCGGGCGCCGAGGTACTGGGACTGTCGCTGGTGACGAATCTGGCCGCCGGGATGACCGGCGAGCCGCTCAGTCACGCCGAGGTGCTGGCCGCCGGGCGGGCCTCGGCGAGCAAGATGGGCTCGCTGCTGGCCTCGGTGCTGGCCCGCCTCTGA
- a CDS encoding AbrB family transcriptional regulator has product MRWVLLVLVTIGVTVPLDLLGVPSAALFAALLVGVGLAIARLAPAGVPRKAGLAAQGILGVYIGTMVHSDALGALGPHWPVVVALSLVTLLLSIGAGVLLGLRRDVSALTGALALVAGGASGLVAIARELGGDDRIVAVVQYLRVAVITATMPLVVTLVFRAERSAVSGAPVQNQSAPWYASIAMLAGLVLVGSVVARLVRLPGAGLLGPMALTIAVELGGVSFGLAVPVLLVQVSYMVIGWQAGVAFTRESLHAIERLLPAALGLIVLLNVATAGLGVALAKLTGVSMLDGYLATSPGGIYAVLATAVETGSNVTFIVAAQVLRVLLMLFAAPMMARGYARLAQRRASTEASSEPILLAEARPAASTSA; this is encoded by the coding sequence ATGCGATGGGTTCTGCTGGTTCTGGTGACGATCGGTGTCACGGTGCCGCTCGACCTGCTCGGAGTGCCGTCGGCGGCCCTGTTCGCCGCGCTGCTCGTCGGCGTGGGGCTGGCGATCGCTCGGCTCGCGCCTGCCGGCGTACCGCGGAAAGCGGGTCTGGCCGCCCAGGGCATCCTCGGTGTCTACATCGGCACGATGGTGCACTCCGACGCACTCGGTGCGCTCGGGCCGCACTGGCCGGTGGTCGTCGCACTGAGCCTGGTGACCCTGCTGCTGAGCATCGGGGCCGGGGTGCTGCTCGGCCTGCGCCGCGACGTCAGTGCGCTGACCGGAGCCCTGGCACTGGTGGCCGGGGGCGCGTCGGGTCTGGTGGCCATCGCCCGGGAACTCGGTGGTGACGACCGGATCGTGGCCGTCGTGCAGTACCTGCGCGTCGCGGTGATCACCGCGACGATGCCGCTCGTCGTGACGCTGGTGTTCCGCGCCGAACGCTCCGCGGTGTCCGGTGCGCCGGTGCAGAACCAGTCGGCGCCGTGGTACGCCAGCATCGCGATGCTGGCCGGCCTGGTGCTCGTCGGCTCGGTGGTGGCGCGGCTGGTGCGGCTGCCCGGGGCCGGGCTGCTGGGCCCGATGGCCCTGACCATCGCGGTGGAACTCGGCGGGGTGTCGTTCGGGCTCGCGGTGCCCGTCCTTCTCGTCCAGGTGTCCTACATGGTGATCGGCTGGCAGGCCGGGGTGGCCTTCACCCGCGAGTCGTTGCACGCCATCGAACGCCTGCTGCCCGCCGCACTGGGCCTGATCGTGCTGCTGAACGTGGCGACCGCCGGCCTGGGTGTGGCACTGGCGAAGCTCACCGGGGTGAGCATGCTCGACGGCTACCTGGCGACCAGCCCGGGCGGTATCTACGCGGTGCTCGCGACGGCCGTGGAAACCGGATCCAATGTCACATTCATCGTCGCCGCGCAGGTGCTGCGGGTGCTGCTGATGCTGTTCGCCGCACCGATGATGGCCCGCGGTTATGCCCGGCTGGCTCAGAGGCGGGCCAGCACCGAGGCCAGCAGCGAGCCCATCTTGCTCGCCGAGGCCCGCCCGGCGGCCAGCACCTCGGCGTGA
- a CDS encoding amino acid--[acyl-carrier-protein] ligase, with amino-acid sequence MSSTSEVLVDPLQRARQQFHAELVDAGLLVPMGIDGLYGRGGDFERVVDGIDVAVRRKGQQVHGERAKVLRFPPVFSRAAFENTDYIASFPNLTGAISTFSGDNRDHRALLEDRDAGRPWDGHLHPAGTMLVPAACHPSYSTLPKALPDGGQLMDIYGYCFRHEPAIDPARMQAFRMHEFVIVGTAEQAETHRDAWVGHGMAVLEELGLQAQAVPANDPFFGRVGKMLAANQRDEGLKTELTVRLYGDLDEGTAIVSANCHRDHFGETFDLRTADGAVANSACVGFGMERIALALLRTHGLRPAQWPSSVQAALGWLDFG; translated from the coding sequence GTGAGCTCGACCAGTGAGGTTCTGGTCGACCCGTTGCAGCGGGCGCGTCAGCAATTCCATGCCGAGCTGGTCGACGCGGGCCTGTTGGTGCCGATGGGCATCGACGGCCTGTACGGGCGCGGCGGTGACTTCGAGCGGGTCGTGGACGGTATCGACGTCGCGGTCCGGCGCAAGGGTCAGCAGGTGCACGGCGAGCGCGCCAAGGTGCTCCGATTCCCGCCGGTGTTCTCCCGGGCCGCCTTCGAGAACACCGACTACATCGCGTCTTTCCCTAACCTGACGGGCGCCATCTCGACCTTCAGCGGCGACAACCGTGACCATCGCGCTCTGCTGGAGGACCGTGACGCCGGCCGTCCGTGGGACGGCCATCTGCATCCGGCCGGCACCATGCTCGTGCCTGCCGCCTGCCACCCCAGCTACTCGACGCTGCCGAAGGCTCTGCCCGACGGCGGGCAGCTCATGGACATCTACGGCTATTGCTTTCGGCACGAGCCGGCGATCGACCCCGCGCGCATGCAGGCGTTCCGGATGCACGAATTCGTGATCGTCGGGACCGCTGAGCAGGCCGAGACCCATCGTGACGCCTGGGTCGGGCACGGCATGGCGGTGCTCGAAGAACTCGGCCTGCAGGCGCAGGCCGTGCCGGCCAACGACCCGTTCTTCGGCCGGGTCGGCAAGATGCTGGCCGCCAACCAGCGCGACGAGGGCCTCAAGACCGAGCTGACGGTCCGGCTGTACGGCGACCTCGACGAGGGAACCGCGATCGTGTCGGCCAACTGCCACCGCGACCATTTCGGCGAGACGTTCGATCTGCGCACCGCCGACGGCGCCGTCGCCAACAGCGCCTGCGTCGGATTCGGAATGGAGCGCATCGCGCTGGCCTTGTTGCGCACGCACGGCCTGCGACCGGCGCAATGGCCCTCTTCGGTGCAGGCGGCGCTGGGCTGGCTCGACTTCGGCTAG